The DNA region TGTGAAGAGATTAATCAACTAGGTCTAAATGTAGACATAATCCCAGATGAATTCAAAGCAGAAGGTCTTATCAGTAAACTTAATAAGAAGAATTTAAAGAATTCTCGTGTACTTATTCCCAGGGCAAAAGTTGCTCGAGATGTACTACCGGAAAATCTAAAGAGTCTAGGGGCAAAAGTTGATGTAGTAACTGCTTATATAACTAAAAAACCACCAGCTAAAGGTTTAAAACAGATAAATAGGCTTCTAAGTGACAATAAAATAGACCTGATTTCATTTACGAGTTCATCTACTGCAAAAAATTTCTTTGAACTCATTCCAAACTTCAAGCAAACTCCAAGCAAACCGCTAATTGCCAGCATTGGGCCAATAACTGCTAAGACAGTAAAAGAATATGGATATAAATCACAGATAATACCCAAAAAGTATACAGCGTTGGATTTATCAAAATCTATTAAATTGTATTTCAAAAACAAAAACTTAAAGTAAGAACAATTGTCTAATTTTTATAGTACTTTAATAACAACTACTGAGGTAATTTCTGATTATGCCCAGATTTTCGATAACTAAGGATAATATTCAAAATAATGTTGCCGTTATCTCAGGCGATGACTACAAGCATATTGTAAAAGTGCTTAGGCTTAAAGTTGGCGATAGTATTACGCTTTTTGATACAACTTCAACTGAATATTATGCAAATATTCAAGAGATCACAAAGAGAGAAATATTTCTTCAAATTAAAGAATCAAAGCAGATATTTACTGAATCTCCTATAAGAATTACTCTACTACAAGGACTACCAAAAGCAGATAAAATGGACTACATAATAGAGAAGGCAACAGAGCTTGGTGCTTATAAAATAGTGCCAGTAATAACAGAAAGATCTCAGTTTACTAAAATTGACAGAAAAAAGAGATGGGATCGAATATCACTTGAAGCATCAAAACAGTGTGGAAGGACCAATCCTAC from Thermodesulfobacteriota bacterium includes:
- a CDS encoding 16S rRNA (uracil(1498)-N(3))-methyltransferase translates to MPRFSITKDNIQNNVAVISGDDYKHIVKVLRLKVGDSITLFDTTSTEYYANIQEITKREIFLQIKESKQIFTESPIRITLLQGLPKADKMDYIIEKATELGAYKIVPVITERSQFTKIDRKKRWDRISLEASKQCGRTNPTIIENTLNFKDAVNIYNKEELAVILQVNSEVLAKDYIKNSLQVPQNIVLFVGPEGGFTDNEVLLGKQMGFISLGLGPRVLRTETVSVSVLSILQFHYGDM